The window TCCTGAACCTTTGTAGTTCGTTCTATTTATATTCTCTTGAAATTGATAGTAGTCTTAAATTTCCAGACAAGGAATGCAATGATGGAGTTGGAGAAAAATATGCCCTTGCTGCTCCTGGTTTAGCTGTTACAGAAGGTGAGCTACTGACTCCAGTCTCCCATAGGCACGAGAATGAGATTCCACATTCTGGTAAAAAGAACTATTTTTTAAAGTTATCCAAATCTTAAAAAGTTTCTTTCGAACATGGTAATATCGGTGTGCAAACTTCTCGATAAAATTTTGATAAGAAGTGCCTCAATAAACTGCATCAATTGAAGAGCAAATTTTTAATCAGCTCATGCTTTGTCTCGACTATTTTGTTAATTGGATAGATATGAAACTGATTCTTGCATGGGATAAAGCAGATCACACGCCTTTATAGTTTTAGATGTTTTATTCTGTAATGTTTCTCATTTCATTTGTCTTGTATCAATCAGCAGGATACAAAAAGAAAGCAGCAGAAATGCCTTTGTTACAATCAACCACTTAAGACTCAGGGGCACCTAGCTGGTATGACATTCAAAACCCTTTTTTGTACTTTGATTTACATGTTACCATTTCTTGTATGAGGGGGAAAAATGAGAATGAAGAAGTTTCCATTGTAAGCCTGATAAATTTGAGTGATTCCAGGGAAATTGTGGAAGTGTCCTGGAACTTACCTTTTGTCAAGAAGGACACATCACTTTGGGAAATTGTGCAATCCTTTAAAGTATTCCAACAGAAGCCCCAAAAACCTGATTTCCGCCCTTTGCTTAATGAAGCAGAAGGTTTGCGTGAAGGAATCGCTCTTGGTTGGATGGTGAATTATTCCAACACCGTGGAGAAGATATATAAGTTGAGATATGATGATCGTGACTCCATGTTTAGCACCAATTTAGAACTTATTCCAAAGTTTGAACAACAAGGTTTTGATATTGTCCCACTTGAAAAGCGTCTGAGAGGTTTGCTTTCAACCAAAGCCACCATAGCACATCTTGAATTACAATTAAAAGAAACCAGAGTTCTGTTGAAGAACGAAACAGATGAAAAAGCAAGGATGGAGGAGGATATAAGAGAGCATGCCAAGAGGATTGATGATCATGACAAGAGGATCAAAGAGCTTGTCAAGATGTTGAGTAAAGAAAAGGCCAGAAAGTAAAAGAGGAATCAAAGAAGGCGAAAGTTGAATACTTGAGAAAGATTATGAGATTTTCGAGTTTAGGTCTACTCTGAAAACTATTTCTGAAAATCTTGAAGCTGCCATCAGCGAATTTGAGTCCTTGAAGGCGAAATCTTAAAAGTTTTTACGGGTTGTTCAGCCTACCCTACCATTAGAACAAAAATAGCAGGCAATGGCATAGTATTAAAGTTTAGAGTTGCTTCCTAGGA of the Rutidosis leptorrhynchoides isolate AG116_Rl617_1_P2 unplaced genomic scaffold, CSIRO_AGI_Rlap_v1 contig330, whole genome shotgun sequence genome contains:
- the LOC139882965 gene encoding DUF724 domain-containing protein 5-like yields the protein MRGKNENEEVSIVSLINLSDSREIVEVSWNLPFVKKDTSLWEIVQSFKVFQQKPQKPDFRPLLNEAEGLREGIALGWMVNYSNTVEKIYKLRYDDRDSMFSTNLELIPKFEQQGFDIVPLEKRLRGLLSTKATIAHLELQLKETRVLLKNETDEKARMEEDIREHAKRIDDHDKRIKELVKMLSKEKARK